The Plasmodium knowlesi strain H genome assembly, chromosome: 14 region ATGCtatatctatacatatatatgtcgtCATCCCGCGCAAGTGCGTAgaatatacatgtatttttgcgttaataaaattgtgcatctgaaaaataatttgcatatatttattatattgtACGTGTAATGCTATTCTGCTGACAATTCCCTGTGCATGTTTGCCTGTACTACTTGTGATTCGTACATAGTTGAATCTGATCTCTACACCGTTAGGTACATGCCACTTTCTCCCCAGCGCAGTGCTGCTAAACTTTTCTTAGTGCGTCATTCGAGAACAGCGTATTTTTCTCAACGAAGCTCTCTATTGAGTAAATGCAAATTCTACCGATTCGTGAATATTTTATCATATCCTACCTGAACATGCTAAAGTGtgcttttttactttttgcgTTAAAGTGATATTCCCAAGTGTATCCATACGGTATGATCATTTTGTGAAGGTTCCAGAAGGAAATTCTAGTTTCCCACTTTTGGATGTACGGGCCAGTTTAGCCTATGTAGGGTATGAGCCTGTTTGTTTCGTTTATTTGTAGTGCagattttgttttgttcacCGTAAAGCGTGACGAAATAATGCCCGTGTGAGGCCCAGCGGCCGAATCTGAAAGTTATATTACCTCCCATTTGGCTACCTAAGGGAGGCAACGGGGAAGGGACATACAGAGCGAGCATAAATTTTTACGCTTTGTAAGGTCGCACTGGGAATATTCATAAAGGAAGAATCTGCACTCCCCCCATATATACACCTTTGTCTACCTTAGCCAAGGATGAGCGAAAAGGAGGTAAGCACCCTGCCCGATGAGGTGAAGGATCTGCTACAGTGTCTAAAAGAAGGATGCTCAAAATTCCAGGAATATCTATCAAAACTGAAGGAGTACCTAGAGAAAGATCGAATAAAAAACACGAACACCTTAGTGGAGTACATTCTGAAGAACATACATGAACGTGATTTTCAAAAAAACACATGCTACTTTTTACCAGATGTAATAGTATACATTCAAGGCGTAAATAAAATTCCAAAAAAAGATGAGCTGGATTGTGTAGATGTAGGACTAACCTTACATAAGCAGGATGTGAGAGAAAAATGGGTTGACGATAATTATGATGAGGTATATGGTCAGTTTAGAATAGAAATTCAGGATGAAAAGTTACGAAGATTTAAGGGTAAGGATTACAGAATGGATCTCATAATGACATGCACGAAGAATGTAAATTATATGGAAATAATGTATGTCCTTAGTAAAAACATGTACCCACGAAATGGTTACATATTATTCAACAACATTTTGCATAACTCAGAAATCAGCTATCGTTATAAATTGCTATCCTTGGAATACTTTGCCCATATAGTTAACAAAATATCTCTGGAAAGAGCAAAATATATTGCCCAAATTCTTCCCTTAGTTCTGGGAAAATTTTACAGCATAGAAGGAAAACCATACTACAACGACAATATTACCAGTATAGATGTTTTAATTTCTATGTGTAAATTTTCCAATGTCCTCTGTGATGAATCTATTAAGACGCAAGAAGACGATAAACAGGATGTGGCTCTACACTCAATCATTGCTTTTattatgaaaataataagcTACCACAATGCAGAATTAccaataaataaaaacatagagaagatgataaaatatattcattacGATAACTTGGAGTATGAAAAGTGTTTGGACATTTACTCCAAGTTATCTTCAAATTTATATCAGGATAGAAGAGAAAAGATGGTGAAGGATTGCTTATCAGGTCTCGTATGGAGATTAAGCATTATTAATTCTAACATCCCACGTCTATTAGAAAatgttaatatattaatgccCAATGCAAAGGCCTGTGCTTTGGAAAATTCTACCTTAGAAATTTCCATCCTCGCCTACCTCATatttgtagaaaaaataaatgaatcaTCCTTCCCCAAAATATATTCAGAATTATATCTTCTCAATTTGATCATTCGAAATAGTTACAATTTACTTCTATGTATTCCTCAGGCAGATGACGACGTCAAACATAATTTGCTAATTAAGGCTTATCACCTCATCTGCCTCTCTGCTATTCTATCCAATATTATTCATAAGAGAGATGAAACAGTTTTCTGTAATATTTATAACTTCAGGTGGAGACCCatggaatttttaaaaactgtATATCGCACTATTCATGATAATAGAACATTAAAAACGTATTCCAAGGTTGTATACAATGCCTTGTGTATCATCATGAGGAATTTTAAATGGGATATTTTGTATTCACTATATTACAAACTGCTTAATGAGTCGCTTCCAGATAATGCCCGGAGTTTAATTGCTTCGTTCGTAAAGGATGAAATGCACAAACAAATGGTGCGTGTCGTTAAGAAGGcagaaatgataaaacaGGAATTTCACCAAAATGAAGACTTTGAAAAATTGCCAAACCAAGTTATccaagtggagaaaaataaattgtcaTGTCCCATTACCCCCCCTGAAGATAATACAcaactagccaaaatgaaacagatggctgaagaaataaataaattgggggcacaagtaaaaaatattatctaCATTCTCATCAGTGAAGAATCTGTACTTCTCAATGTAGACGCCATTACCGTCGTGCTAAACATAATCAAAATGATTCTGTTGAATAAAACTTTAAAAcccttttacaattttattgTAAATATTGAAGAACCTTCATCTTGTTTTGTGCAAAGCaaaattaaacatttttacaCACAGATTAAATTGGAGAAGGCTATACtggataaagaaaagaaggaggatgcCAATTCTATATTTTACACCAACATGAATGGGTACTCACGTGGTCACGGGCCTCACCGGGAAGGCCTCACATACCAGAACACTGATGTTACCATGAATGAGCTTGACATCGTCCTTATGCTTTTGGGAGATGTTGAGCAGTGCGTAGACGATATCAAGGCGTCGCAGAGATGATGCAGAAGGTCTACCCAGCTCAAAGCAACTGCTCCTAAGTACATACTTCCGATGAGTAGGTACCCTACTGTTGCCGCTCTCCCCCTTTGAGTTCATTTGCCGCGGGCATATCTGCATCCCCTTGGCTTGTAAAATATTGTATTGTGAAAAATTCCCAAATGCTACATGTATCTACCTATAtgatgtatgtacatgtacatacacatggcTCCCTTTTAAGACAACTTTCCCAATTTTGTCGCACCTttgcgtttttctttttttttttttataaagatACCATTTGCGTCGTTTGTCTCCTCGTGTGCaatttgtatatttgtatatgtactCCTAACTGCTGGCCATGACATGCCAATAATATGAACAACGTGTgcaagggggaagaagaaacattACCCAGTtgtacatgttttttttttttttttttttttttttttttcatttttgcattcccacacttgtatatgtacaatttgatattggaaaaaaaagaaaaaaaccaTGCATACTCTCATAGCGAGTATCAGAACAGTCAATTTTCGTTGTACACCTAGATTTATATGTACCATACTGTAGCATACTTGCGCCACTATTCTTGTACTGCTATTGCTACAGCGACtgttactttattttatttcattttcttttcaagaacatcaaacaattttttgcgaagttttaaaaataatcaaaattTTTGACAAAAACAGAAGCATTAAGTacgggggggaaataaaaggaaaacgtgGGATTATTAAGAGACCTTCATCCCGGATGTTGTAAAGAACGAGGAGAGGGGGGGATAGCCACCAGACCCGTTTGGGAAATGCTCAAAGGCATGTTTTCCTAGCGGGCCTACACACTGCCCCCTATATGGCTATGAATTTTCCTCCACGGCAAATACGCCATAAAGTCGAAGAGATAGGACCCGCCTGCAtgcaaaaaacaaattggtaaaaaaaaaaaaaaaaaaaaaaaattaacacctTATATTTGAAATGGAGTAAAAATGGGATACCCCTCCTGAGAAAGAGTCCTCTCCAACATTTTGTAAAGGGGCAGTTCCCCTTTGCCTTCACATTAGGCACTTCCATATATTTTACGCTTCCTTTTTAACTattctccttccctcccccAGTGTATACATTAATAGTCACATTAATAGTAACGGTGACAAACTTGCATACATTGAGTAATCCGATTTAAGCAGAACGCAATTGTTTGCCTTTCCCCTCAATGTGCATGATCCTTTGTGGTCACCTCGGTTGGCGCATTTTCTCAGACGGGTtatgcacagaaaaaaaaaaaaaaaaaaaaaaaaaaagggacataACTCCATACActttgaaggagaagaaaataggaATATGTTTTCCATGGCGTGCACATTTCCTCTTTCATAATGTGGCAGTCCGCATGGCACTCGATGTGGCAACCCGTGTGCCAATCCGTGTGCCTACATATACCCCTCAAAGAGAAAACATTTAGGGAGTAGGAGTGATAGAGGGAGGCTGTTCCCCTTTGTTCAGTGGGTGATCCTGATGATGCAGGGCGGCACATGCGAAGATGGCGGCCACCACGTGAGAAGCGACAACAATGTTATAAGGGACAACTGTGTAATAGGCCAGAACTATGTTGTACGCGAAAACTACTTGAGAAACGTGTTCCAGTGCACAGACAAGAAAGTAAAAATCTTCAAAACAtacctgaaaaaaaaactaaaggtGGAGTCCTACACCCTGGGGGAATACTCTCTCAAACACGACGAAAAATTCAGGAGGATATTCTTcgcaaatattttaaaagaacaTGTCATTGCTAAAAGAAATAAGGACAAACTGTTCATCTTAAACGAAGTAATCATGGACAGGAAATTTTTCGAAGAAGATTTCTTCtatcaatattttttacaaaatgtttTGTTGCTAGAAGACTTAACGTTAAAAAGACTGGAGGGAAACCACCATGGggatttccttttcaaagaaaaaaaaaaaaatggcatactCAATTGGAAACAAGGTTATagtcatataaaaaaaaaattaaatgaaaagggaaatgatcaaaagagtaaaatttataaaaattctGTACTTTTGTTTAATTCCACGAAATTTTCCTACgaagataaaaattgttGTGATTACTTTTACAGTCTAAAAGTTTGGgacattttctttaattatgtttctttcgattttttaaattatcttCTCTCCAACACACTTATCTTCATAtctgactttttttttataaacctCACTCACAAGTTGCCGCTGCAGAATTCCTTCCTTGTTCTAGTTAGCCACGTCGACCTCAAGTATGATCAGAACAAACAATTGCAAGACACGATATTTTCTAGAAAGAGGAAACTTCCATATAACACCAAACAGGTGAAAATCCTTTACCAGAGGGACCACCCTAGACGCACCCTTAAGAAAGTGCTTCTCAGGAAGGAGACACATGAAGTGGTGGGCCTCCAGCCAGATGGGAACCCACCCCAAGAGGGGCCTTCCCCATTGCATATAAATGGAACTTCAGAAAAAAGGCATTCACACAGAGGAGATGAGTCAGTGGAAGGGGAGGCCAAAGAGGAATTCCAATCTGTTAGTAAATCCAATTGTGCAAGAAGTGGAAGTAAAAGGAAGATCGACCAGGGGGGTATCGATGACAAAGTTATTGCAGGTAGGAAGtgcaagaagaagaaaatggttCCAGAAGATACttcaaaggaggaaaaacaaatagaCATAGATGGCTTAAAATATGGAATAGAAAATAGGGAGGCACAAAGAAAGATAGATACCCATCCAGACGACACACAAATAGATGGTCAACAGTATAAGTACTtattcaaaaagaaaaaggaggcaGTAAGGAGGAACGAGGTTAACTCATACGCTAATCACCTTTACCTAGTCCAGTGCAGTGGGAGAATCATCAAAAATGAGTTTCTCAATGAGATGAAGCAAATACAGAAGGAAACCGAGCAGGCGGAAGAGGCCCCAGGAGATGATATCGAAGTTTCGGAAAAAGGGATAGAAAATCTAAATGAAGAGGAGCAATCGGCGCAGAGAAAGGTACTTCCGCAGATAAGCTTCTTTTCTAATAATAAAGCGGAAGGGGGACCTCCCACGAACTGGAAGTGCAAAACCCcacaggaggagaagaaaaagtggagcaaaataatcatcAATCGAAATAATATCCTTCAACATAATACGACAAATAAGTATAAAAATTTCCTCCTAAATAAAAGCATCCTTTTCGACAAAATTGACAATGTTCCCTTGTTCACATACCATTTGctaaattatattttcaaGTCAGATCAAAAATACTTTTTCCATAACAACTTCATAGATGAatataagaataaaatttccaaACAGATAAAATgcaacacgaaaaaaaacgacatatcttcccttttgctaaggaaggaaagcaCTACATCATCAAACGTGTTACTGTGCAGTAGGAGTGAAGACAAAAGAAACAACGTATCCGCTCGCTTGAAAAAAACCAAGATACTCAAATATGTTTATTGTCATTTTGAagaattcataaaaaatacgAGGAATGcaaattttgataaaatgtATAGAcaatattttccaaaaaataaaatgaaaaatagaattcgaaaaatatttaaaacaATTAAATCACACATTATTCACAAGTATAAAATTGTAAACATACGCAGAAACAGAAAATttattaaacaaaaaatgtatgatgttttttttaaaaattatgatttcctttcattttcttttaaaacttATCAAGTAATAAATTTCCTTGTGCATATCACGAAGAAATGTGTACCTGTGAAACTTTTGGGCAATCGCCACAATTTTAAGgtctttataaaaaatgtgaaaaattttgTCCTACTTAATTATAAAGAGAATTTTACCATGGACCAAATGATGAAACACGTTAGGGTTAAAAATGTCTTCCAAAAGGGGGAGATTTCCCACAGGTACGAGCATAGACAGGGGAGAAGCGCCGAAGTAGCTGCTCCAGAAGGTAACGCAACCCAAACGATGACCCACGCACTTCCCAATCTTTGTTCTACCGACACTATTTATCAAAAAGACAAGACTTGGAAGTCAAAGAGGAGTACCAAACAAATACGGTTCTTCGATCCGGAGAAGAACAAATCCCTATTTGAAACCCTtaggagaaaatatttgaaaaaaaaaaaaaaaattcacatagCACTTTTGAAAAGGCATTTACTAAACAGACTcatttatttcctcttcaacTATTTTATCATGCCCGTAATTAGGAaatactttttccttaccaaGTCAGAGCACACTATTTACAAAACGATTTTTTTTGATAGAATATCGTGGAACTATTTCACTAAGGTTTCTAACTTTTGTCTGTATCACCAGAACTTCCGCGGTAAGAAGTTGAAGCGGAGATCCGAGTCGGGAGGGAAAGACCAGACACGCAATGGAAAGctcaaaaggaggaaactACAAAAGGATCATATCATTtccaaggggggaaaacTAGAAACTACTAGAGCAGAAAAAGTGATAAACGAACAGGAAGGTATAAATGCCTCTCCACGCGTGATACAAATTAGGGGGAGACAaatcgaaaaggagaagaagtttCGCTCGCCTGCATTACCAaacaggaaggagaagaaaagaaaaaagagtcAAAATGCCCTAATAcgaagcacaaaaaaaaaggaaacctcCAAATGTGGAAAGAACGAAAGAAGGGGTAACTCCTCCTCAGGCGAACCAAACAAACGTATCGAAGATCTATACGAAATGACAATTTTGAGTAAAAAAACGGTTAGACCCTATTTAAGGAAATTCTACTACAaagtaaagaagaagtatTTCTCCCTCAGGAAAAAGTACCTTCTGcatggaaggaagaggatCCCTCTAGGGGATAAGCAATTTGCACACTATCTACATTTTGTGGAGCAAAGGGGACATTTGTTCAGGTTTATTTGCAGAcgattttttaagaaaacgAGAAGGAATTATGTTAAGCGATTTTACAGATTGGTGAAGCGGATTAAGAGAAGGATGATGGGCATAAAACATGACCCCGATGGAGGGGTAAAACGAAGGATAGACAACAAGGTAATCGTTCTTTGTGGAAAGAATGATCAGATCAAACGCACCAAAAAGAGGGCGCTTGCAATTACAACGTTATCCATGGGTGCTACCATGCGGGAAAACCTCCCcgagaggaaaaagaagaacattcACATacataaattaaaaagcATGATAGAGAAGCGCAATTTTCTACTGAAACTGAATTCAAtaaatcgttttttttcgaaaaagctAAGAATAAATTGGGTACCCAAGAAAAAAGGACTAAGACCGCTAATAAATCTGTCTACACTGAACATTCCagaaagtgtaaaaaatCGAATCagggaaattttaaaaaataaaaaaagcagcGAGTTTTACTTCCACAATATTTTGAATAATATGGAAAGAGAtagcaaagagaaaaaatccggaaaaaaaaaatacaacagaAAGAACTTTAACCCCGTGTCGTTAAATcatatatgtaatttttccttaaaatgtTTGGGAAACGTGAGAAATAATAACAGAGCTTTATTTCAAAACACGCTAACCAAGACAAACGATACGGAGTTGAAGCTGAAAAAGTGGCTAGATTATTTGAAGAACTGGTTTtatcg contains the following coding sequences:
- a CDS encoding telomerase reverse transcriptase, putative, whose amino-acid sequence is MMQGGTCEDGGHHVRSDNNVIRDNCVIGQNYVVRENYLRNVFQCTDKKVKIFKTYLKKKLKVESYTLGEYSLKHDEKFRRIFFANILKEHVIAKRNKDKLFILNEVIMDRKFFEEDFFYQYFLQNVLLLEDLTLKRLEGNHHGDFLFKEKKKNGILNWKQGYSHIKKKLNEKGNDQKSKIYKNSVLLFNSTKFSYEDKNCCDYFYSLKVWDIFFNYVSFDFLNYLLSNTLIFISDFFFINLTHKLPLQNSFLVLVSHVDLKYDQNKQLQDTIFSRKRKLPYNTKQVKILYQRDHPRRTLKKVLLRKETHEVVGLQPDGNPPQEGPSPLHINGTSEKRHSHRGDESVEGEAKEEFQSVSKSNCARSGSKRKIDQGGIDDKVIAGRKCKKKKMVPEDTSKEEKQIDIDGLKYGIENREAQRKIDTHPDDTQIDGQQYKYLFKKKKEAVRRNEVNSYANHLYLVQCSGRIIKNEFLNEMKQIQKETEQAEEAPGDDIEVSEKGIENLNEEEQSAQRKVLPQISFFSNNKAEGGPPTNWKCKTPQEEKKKWSKIIINRNNILQHNTTNKYKNFLLNKSILFDKIDNVPLFTYHLLNYIFKSDQKYFFHNNFIDEYKNKISKQIKCNTKKNDISSLLLRKESTTSSNVLLCSRSEDKRNNVSARLKKTKILKYVYCHFEEFIKNTRNANFDKMYRQYFPKNKMKNRIRKIFKTIKSHIIHKYKIVNIRRNRKFIKQKMYDVFFKNYDFLSFSFKTYQVINFLVHITKKCVPVKLLGNRHNFKVFIKNVKNFVLLNYKENFTMDQMMKHVRVKNVFQKGEISHRYEHRQGRSAEVAAPEGNATQTMTHALPNLCSTDTIYQKDKTWKSKRSTKQIRFFDPEKNKSLFETLRRKYLKKKKKIHIALLKRHLLNRLIYFLFNYFIMPVIRKYFFLTKSEHTIYKTIFFDRISWNYFTKVSNFCLYHQNFRGKKLKRRSESGGKDQTRNGKLKRRKLQKDHIISKGGKLETTRAEKVINEQEGINASPRVIQIRGRQIEKEKKFRSPALPNRKEKKRKKSQNALIRSTKKKETSKCGKNERRGNSSSGEPNKRIEDLYEMTILSKKTVRPYLRKFYYKVKKKYFSLRKKYLLHGRKRIPLGDKQFAHYLHFVEQRGHLFRFICRRFFKKTRRNYVKRFYRLVKRIKRRMMGIKHDPDGGVKRRIDNKVIVLCGKNDQIKRTKKRALAITTLSMGATMRENLPERKKKNIHIHKLKSMIEKRNFLLKLNSINRFFSKKLRINWVPKKKGLRPLINLSTLNIPESVKNRIREILKNKKSSEFYFHNILNNMERDSKEKKSGKKKYNRKNFNPVSLNHICNFSLKCLGNVRNNNRALFQNTLTKTNDTELKLKKWLDYLKNWFYRKKKNKKYIKNKLKKGKVIYAYICIGDFSNCYEHIKHNYLFKILKHFFHGISNFEFIYVFKRSFRLYSHYMNNSLLTYYPVNVQEFGIHCIKNLRELIVKSNLNKSHSFLLRQFFKNTSCTDLYIFSDSYKSVQVETRDIFMTIITIIRYYYLNIYFSIKEIKMQWKNIFYFQLFQHEKREGIYRSFRSRRKLDHLRRLQEGEEVENTLEGGRCLPDDESGNRMNSIQVKHLPLSAAITTSTSERGDGEGGEDEKSSSTKLPRQNKDQLMVRKPGENDKEMILLTKGEGANIICSDKVHPNCSNRSVTNFPDRNPRAETEAEKGVRTYAEKNFLTFQDKKIISDICGLPQGFCLSNILCSMYYAYLDRNEEFQNILYSEKYQDRTSTSHLQKKNVNEVNYQSLNSLLIRFIDDFLFITVNKKNMKQFKRLLLTRKIWGENINSSKTKIFKLPLIFKSNLFLDNFWGEKVVSGGKRCHTEGQRHPTVLNQPCTSEHPPSLTNEYTSPDPYLMTPEEECRTPSGSTVSSAMSEPKRRRKIIPERNETVQKIPTNDNLARSAKCNMSRGEEKRRITSVKGTVKIVKKKGGKLSEGQTRKIIKELLEKRKRFRGKSSSTGRQKIKKYLKRLSRLLRLKRQMRRSEKSSCVNRYYGIHPRTVMSIEWLNNTYTFDFANNCVHSISSQWKNKQDATIRNHLHLTNGIGEKSSPINYMKFLVEGRIMRNVISKMKKNKMIYKNKQNIYFAYKNNFILLKSSILKFICSIKSLKKMFNAFYNDGYNTKFIFHLISYLRKSLIKNRKIKFVKLFLVDTAMEALRYARVFNSSSPLFPCLRRLRTVRRRLINRYKRRNMRTNRRDHLVQYYGLFGLLREELRNTWPYMFKIREDSSLHNPLR